A window of Natrinema versiforme contains these coding sequences:
- a CDS encoding sodium:solute symporter, with translation MNAVTLQLSIIVGYLLIALAVGLVAYRLTDRIAEDFYLASRTLGTVVLLFTTFATLLSAFTFFAGPNIAYAQGPEWVLVMGLMDGIIFAILWYVVGYKQWLLGRQFGYVTLGEMLGDRFGSGWLRGLVAGVSLLWLFPYVMLQQVGAGTALEALTDGAVPYAAGAGLITAFMILYVVVAGMRGIAWTDTLQGAFMLVTTWVAVLWVLAAVGGPGAATDALASNPETGGFLSLGSDYYTVPWMLSTAITIGFGVAMFPQVNQRFFAAGSEAVFKRSFALWPILCVLLFVPSFMLGAWAAGLKVAVPEGANVLPLVLAEYTPTWFAALVIAGAMAAMMSSSDSMLLSGSSYFTRDLFRPIAAFFGVRLSERQEDLIARGGVVVFASAAFLASLGRPATLFELGDAAFSGFAQLALPVLLALYWRRITRAGITAGVVASQAFYVSSLFLSVVPGSYGGWSAGIVGMGLGLVVTVVASLLTSPAAAERRAIYFDRLGAD, from the coding sequence GTGAACGCGGTCACGCTCCAGCTCTCGATTATCGTGGGCTACCTGCTGATCGCCCTCGCTGTCGGGCTGGTCGCCTACCGGCTGACCGACCGCATTGCCGAGGACTTCTACCTCGCGAGCCGGACGCTCGGGACGGTCGTCCTGCTGTTTACTACCTTCGCGACACTCCTGTCGGCGTTTACCTTCTTCGCCGGGCCGAACATCGCCTACGCGCAGGGTCCCGAGTGGGTGCTCGTCATGGGCCTGATGGACGGGATCATCTTCGCGATTCTCTGGTACGTCGTCGGCTACAAGCAGTGGCTGCTCGGCCGGCAGTTCGGCTACGTCACCCTCGGCGAAATGCTGGGCGACCGCTTCGGCTCCGGGTGGCTCCGCGGCCTCGTCGCCGGTGTCAGCCTGCTGTGGCTCTTCCCCTACGTCATGCTCCAGCAGGTCGGGGCCGGCACCGCGCTCGAGGCCCTGACCGACGGCGCTGTTCCGTACGCCGCCGGCGCGGGACTGATCACCGCGTTCATGATCCTCTACGTCGTCGTCGCCGGGATGCGCGGGATCGCGTGGACCGACACGCTGCAGGGGGCGTTCATGCTCGTCACGACGTGGGTCGCCGTGCTGTGGGTGCTCGCGGCCGTCGGCGGTCCCGGCGCTGCGACGGACGCGCTCGCGTCGAACCCCGAAACCGGTGGCTTCCTCTCGCTGGGGAGCGACTACTACACGGTCCCGTGGATGCTCTCGACGGCGATCACGATCGGCTTCGGCGTCGCGATGTTCCCGCAGGTCAACCAGCGGTTCTTCGCCGCCGGATCGGAAGCCGTGTTCAAGCGCTCGTTCGCCCTCTGGCCGATCCTCTGTGTCCTGCTGTTCGTCCCCTCGTTCATGCTCGGCGCGTGGGCCGCCGGCCTCAAGGTCGCGGTTCCCGAGGGTGCGAACGTCCTGCCGCTGGTCCTCGCGGAGTACACGCCGACCTGGTTCGCCGCGCTCGTCATCGCCGGCGCGATGGCCGCGATGATGTCCTCCTCGGACTCGATGCTGCTCTCGGGGTCGTCGTACTTCACGCGGGACCTCTTCCGGCCGATCGCCGCGTTCTTCGGCGTCCGACTCTCCGAACGCCAGGAGGATCTGATCGCCCGCGGCGGCGTCGTGGTCTTCGCGAGCGCGGCGTTTCTCGCCAGCTTGGGGCGGCCCGCGACGCTGTTCGAACTCGGCGACGCGGCCTTTAGCGGTTTCGCCCAACTCGCGTTGCCGGTCCTGCTCGCGCTCTACTGGCGCAGGATTACGCGAGCCGGCATCACCGCCGGCGTGGTGGCGAGTCAGGCCTTCTACGTCTCGAGTCTCTTCCTCAGCGTCGTTCCCGGTTCCTACGGGGGCTGGTCGGCCGGCATCGTCGGGATGGGGCTCGGTCTCGTCGTCACCGTCGTCGCCTCCCTGCTGACCTCGCCGGCGGCCGCCGAACGGCGTGCGATCTACTTCGATCGACTTGGCGCGGACTGA
- a CDS encoding DUF3311 domain-containing protein translates to MRRTELGGWIAVGIVLAALAIPWFLWGSATVVAGLPIWLWWHIGWMVLASAVFWVFTQRAWGIGIETGGRDTDSLEGNRTRTERARDGRPGGDSP, encoded by the coding sequence ATGCGACGGACCGAACTGGGGGGCTGGATCGCCGTCGGAATCGTCCTCGCCGCGCTTGCGATTCCGTGGTTCCTGTGGGGATCGGCGACCGTCGTCGCCGGCTTGCCGATCTGGCTCTGGTGGCACATTGGCTGGATGGTGCTCGCGTCGGCCGTCTTCTGGGTATTCACCCAGCGCGCATGGGGAATCGGCATCGAAACCGGTGGACGCGATACCGACTCGCTCGAGGGGAACAGGACCCGAACTGAACGCGCTCGAGACGGCCGGCCCGGAGGTGACTCGCCGTGA
- a CDS encoding helix-turn-helix domain-containing protein has translation MARLFPFRSDTAAEEGQPRVVDLEGEDADAVFGALSSTTARQIYSQLDDEPGTPSDIADAVDSSIQNVRYHLENLEDAGLVEVVDTWYSSRGNEMSVYATTDGPLIVTSDESRATQLKEALSRFIGGVGALAGGSLLVQYAMTQWLAPSGTGSTADGGTQPAGTTDDSSGGRTTDETAGDAGTETTDGGDAGAGAADEGDDLSAADIGTSDQNGSESASNGDAGGGGADSGFDADNETLQNATDGGAEAIETVFGSVPPGLLFFLGGLVVLLAITAYWYWYRPSY, from the coding sequence ATGGCCCGTCTCTTCCCCTTTCGCTCCGATACGGCCGCCGAAGAGGGCCAACCGCGCGTCGTCGACCTCGAGGGCGAGGACGCCGACGCGGTGTTCGGCGCGCTCTCCTCGACGACGGCCCGGCAGATCTACTCCCAACTCGACGACGAACCCGGTACCCCCAGCGACATCGCCGACGCGGTCGACTCCTCGATCCAGAACGTTCGCTACCACCTCGAGAACCTCGAGGACGCGGGGCTCGTCGAGGTCGTCGACACGTGGTACTCCTCGCGTGGCAACGAGATGAGCGTCTACGCGACGACCGACGGGCCGCTGATCGTGACGAGCGACGAGTCGCGGGCGACGCAGTTGAAGGAGGCGCTGTCCCGGTTTATCGGCGGCGTCGGCGCGCTGGCGGGCGGCAGTCTACTGGTTCAGTACGCGATGACCCAGTGGCTCGCTCCGTCCGGAACGGGGTCGACGGCGGACGGGGGGACACAGCCGGCCGGGACGACCGACGACTCGAGCGGTGGGAGGACGACCGACGAGACGGCGGGCGACGCTGGTACCGAGACGACGGATGGGGGCGATGCTGGTGCCGGAGCGGCGGACGAAGGCGACGATCTCAGTGCCGCGGACATCGGTACGTCCGATCAGAACGGGTCCGAAAGCGCCAGCAACGGCGACGCCGGAGGCGGGGGCGCAGATTCCGGATTCGACGCCGACAACGAGACGCTCCAGAACGCGACCGACGGCGGCGCGGAGGCGATCGAGACGGTATTCGGCTCCGTCCCGCCGGGGTTGCTCTTCTTCCTCGGCGGGTTAGTCGTCCTGCTCGCGATCACGGCATACTGGTACTGGTACCGGCCGTCGTACTGA